TCTGTAAACCGTGACCTCGTGATTGACCCTAAAACCCTTACCATAACAGGTGCCGTGGCGGCTGGAAAGGTATATGATGGCACTACGGGCACTACCTTTACGGGTACGCTACAAGGTATTGTCAACAGCGATCCGGTTTCATTTGACGGTACGGCCGCTTTCCAAACAGCGAATGTCGACAATGGAAAAACCGTAATCGCTTCGGCATCCTTGACCGGAAGCGCCAGTGTAACGGCCAATTATGTTTTACAGCAACCTACAGGGCTTACCGCTGATATCTCTGCCCGTCCGTTGACATTGTCAGCAGCGGTTGCGAGCTCCAAAATCTATGATGGAACGAATGTGGCGACCATCTCCGGTACGCTTACAAACATAGTCTCTGGGGATGACGTCAGCTACGACGGTATAGGCCTATTCGATTCGGCCAACGTAGGAACCGCGATTCCAGTCACGGCTACGATCAGTCTTACCGGATCGGCAGCAGGTAATTATACCTTTACGCAGCCTACCGGACTTTCCGCTGATATCACCATTCGCACGCTTACAATTGGTGGTCTTACAGCCGACACTAAAACCTATGACCAGACCACGAATGCCACATTAAGCGGAACAGCCGTTTTGAACACCGTGGTATCAGGTGAAGACGTATCCCTGGTGGGTACGCCCGTTGCCACCTTTGACACCCCTGACGCCGGCACCGCAAAAACCGTAACGGTGACCGGATATTCGTTATCAGGAACCGCGATCGGAAACTACTCGCTTACCCCACTGACCCTCACAGCAAACATCGACAAAGCCAATCAAACCATCACGTTTGCCGCGTTGCCTTCAAAAGAAACAGTAGACGCACCCTTCACGATCACTGCCTCTTCTGACGCCGGCTTACCCGTGAGCTTTGCCAGTTCTCTTGCAACGGTAGCGACCGTTTCAGGTACTACCGTCACTATCACCGGCTCTGGAACTACCAACATCACGGCTTCGCAGGCCGGTAATGCCAACTACAACGCCGCGTCGAACGTGGTGCAACCGCTCGTAGTGAACGCTCCGCTGTTGACACAGGCCAACTTTACGGGTGTAACGGTGCCGCGCTTCATGGGGTCAGGAACGTCTACCCGTCTTCCTGTGATGTTCCGGGCAACGGTCAGCGGACTCGCACCGAATACCCAATATCGTTATTTCATCAACGGCGCCACTTCGGCAGATCTCGGAACCACCAACCCGGGCGCCGGGAACCCGTTGTTGCTCAACGCGGCGGGTACTACGTTTACCTACAGTACAAGCGCAAGCATCAGCAGTCCGGGTAACTATGAAACGCTTACCACCGATGCCACCGGAAGCTACACCGGATGGTTCGGATTCGTCAATACAGGAAACACCCGTTTCACCGCAGGCAATACGATCTTCCCGACGATTGTGATCGGGAACGCCACCGGAACCCTTACGTACTACCGTCGGGCACTCGACCTTGGTATGACCGTATTGTCATTTGGCACAACGGGTACCGCTACCAATGGTACGTTCATCAAGAGTACCGCCAGTGCGACGGCTAAGAACTTCGTCCAATTATATGATACTACATCGGGAACGGGTCGTCCGCTAGCCTCTACCGTGGTAGAGAGCACAGGTGTGACCGTTGCAAGCCTTGTAGCGGGTTATGCTACTGCGGCCGGAAGCTGGAATGCGATCATCCCGAACAGCAATGCCAATGGCGTCAAGCGGATTGAACAACGCGACAACCTCAACACCCTTGTAGGATGTGCGTTCGACACCGATGGCGTTTGGACAGCTGTCAATACCGTAAACCCAACAGGTGGTACGACCGCCCTGGTCATCAGTGCAGCAGATGCGCCGCTCAACGTGTGCCCGAGCGCACCGGTCATCAACAGTGCCTTAACTGCCACTGGCGAAGTCGGAAATACGTTCTCGTATACCATCACGGCGCAAAACAATCCAACTTCCTTTAGTACCTCTACCCTGCCAAACGGACTTTCACTTGACACGGTAAGCGGTATCATAAGCGGCACGCCGGTGAACGCCGGTACCTTTAACGTGTCGATCACTGCTACCAATGGATTGGGAAGTGATACAAAGACGCTAACGATTACGATCGACAAAGGTGCGCAGGTGATTACGTTCAACACACTTCCTTCCAAACAGGTGGGCGATCCTGACTTCGTGCTTACCGCGACGTCGGCTACTTCGTCCATCAACCCTATTACCTATACAAGTTCCGATCTTTCGGTAGCGACCATCAGTGGTAACACCGTAACCATTGTCGGGGCCGGTAGCACGATCATTACCGCTTCGCAGGACGAATCGGCTGATTACTATGCTACCTCTGTCGACCGGACGCTGAACGTCTCGGCGGCCACCAACCTGAACCAAACCATCACCTTTGGTGCGTTGCCTTCCAAAACCTATGGCGATGCCACTTTCACGCTGACAGCCTCCGCTTCCTCCGGACTTCCGGTGACTTACAGCAGTTCAAACCTCGCCGTGGCTTCGATTTCCGGCGATGTCGTTACGATTGTTGGGGCCGGAAATGCTACCATTACCGCTTCGCAATCAGGTGGATCCGGATACAACCCGGCCCCTGATGTGGCACAAAACCTCTCGGTGGCTACGAAAGAGCTTACCGTAACCGGTGCCGTCGTCGCAACCAAACCGTATGATGGTACGACAGCAGCAACCATCAGCGGAGCCACGTTGTCGGGTGTAATCAACACTGACGATGTATCCCTTACCAACGCGACATCCGGTGTATTCGCCTCTTCGAATGCGGCATCCGGCATCGCGGTCACAACCAGCTTCGGCCTGCAAGGAACGCGCAGTGGCAACTACTTCGTCACACAACCTGCCTTGACGGGTACCATTACAAAAGCCAACCAAACGATTGCATTTGGTGCACTTCCTTCAAAAACGACCGCAAGCGCTCCGTTCGCACTTACGGCTACGGCAACCTCGAACCTTCCTGTTACGTATGCGAGTTCGAACCCGTCGGTTGCTACCGTTTCGGGCAGTACCGTCACTATTGTAGGGATCGGCACCTCGACCATCACCGCTTCACAGGTCGGTGACGGAAACTACGAGGCCGCATCCGACGTTCCACAACTCCTGACCGTAACGGCTTCCACCTTCACCAATGGCAACATCGCCGTATTGGTGACGAACCCGTCATCGGTTTCGACCAACACCACTGCTTCCATCGTCGAGTTGAGTCCGACTGCGGCAGGTGCCGTTACGACTACCGCTATTCCAGGTACAGGTGCAAACGCCCTTCGTTTCTCAGGCAGCGCCACCTCAACCGGTTATCTGACAACCAGCAACGACGGTACCCGTTTGTACTTTACCGGCGCGAACAGCACTGATACGGCAGCCAACGTCAATGCCTTGAACCCGAGAGGTGTCGGTTCACTCGATTACACGGCCACGTTTACCATCGGTACGACCTATACCGGCACGACCGGCCAACAGGCGCGCAGCGCGACCAGCGTGAACAATACGAACTTCTTCATTGGTGACCAGGGTGGTTTCTATACCAATAGTGCCACGACGCCGAGTCCGACCGGAAACTTCCGTGGCGTAAAAGCGTTTGGCGGCACCGTATATGCGCAAAGCAGCACCATCGCCGTGGGCACGATAGCGGCGCCTACCGGAAGCAGCCTCACCGTTCTTCCGGGCTTGGGTGCTTCGGTGACCAGCCTACAGGATTTCTACCTTATCTCATCGGGTACGAACGGCACGACCTTCGACATTCTTTATCTTATTTACGCGACGTCCAATACGGCCGGTACCATTGCGAAATACTCGCTGGTAGGTGGCAACTGGACGGCAAACGGTACCTATACCACTAATTTTGGAGGTTTCTCAATCGCAGCCCAACCACAGGCGGGAGGCGCGTACCTCTTCGTTTCAACGGGTCAGGGAGCGCTTGCTGCCAACAACGTCGTACGTTTGACCGATACAGCGGGCCACAATGCGACGCTTAGCATCACCACCGCCAATAATTTGGTGCTGTATACGGCTCCGGCCGGATCAATTGCGAAAGGTATAGCGATGGCACCGAAACTCATCGCGCCTGACGTAACGAATACCGTGCTGACGGCATCGGCTACGGTCGGAACGGTCTTTACAGATTATACCATCACCGCCGTCAATGCACCTGTTAGCTATGGTGCTACAGGATTGCCAGCGGGATTAACCGTCGACACCAATTCGGGCGTCATCTCGGGTACGCCAACACAGGCGGGCACCTTTAACGTAACGATTTCTGCGACCAATGCTGCCGGAACCGGTACGAAAACATTGGTAGTGACCGTGGCAAAAGGCACGCAATCAATCACGTTCGATCCCTTGGCGGATAAGGATGTATCCGATCCGGACTTCACGTTGGTTGCGACTTCCGCGACCGCCGCTATCAATCCGATTACGTTCACCAGCTCAAACACCGCCGTCGCTACGGTTTCGGGTACGACAGTACATATCGTGGGAGTCGGAACCACTACAATTACCGCATCACAGGCCGGAAATGCAGACTATTTCGCGGCTCCGGATGTAGCGCGTCTTTTAAATGTAGCAGATACCTCACTAACCGATCAGACCATCCAGTTCGATCCGTTGGCGAACCGCACGTATGGGGACATTCCGTTTGTGCTCAATGCTACGGCCACTTCCGGATTACCGGTTAGCTATATCAGCTCGAACCCTGCCGTTGCTACGGTTTCGGGTGCCACTGTAACCATCGTCGGTGTGGGTACTACTACGATTACCGCGTCACAAACCGGCGGTTCGGGTTACAACCCAGCCAATCCAGTAGCCCAATCGCTTACGATCGATCCGAAACAGTTGACGGTCGTGAATGCTGTCGTTACCACGAAGACCTACGATGGCACGACTACTGCGACGATTACCAACGCACAACTTTCAGGCATTGTGGGATCCGACAACGTCAGCCTGACAGGTGGTGGTGCTTTTGTAGACGCCAATGCCGGCACCGATAAACCGGTTACGACTTCGTACTCCCTTACCGGACCGAACGCAGGTAACTACACCCTGGCCCAACCGACCCTCACCGGGACGATCAATAAAGCCCTGCAAACGATTGTGTTCGCTGCCTTTACAACGAAAACCGACCTCGAACCGGTATTTGACCTGACGGCTACGTCGGCCACATCCGCACTCAACCCGATTACGTATGCGTCATCAGACACGAGTGTGGCTACGGTTACCAATGTAGGCGGTATTTGGAAACTTCAGGTCGTGGGTACAGGCTCTGCTACTATCACCGCGTCACAGGCGGAAAGCACCAACTACAGCAGTGCCGCAACACCTCAGACGCTGACGGTGTTGAGCGGACTTTACCTGAACCAATTCACCGGCGTATCGGCCTGTCCGACCAACGGCAACGTGCCGGTCACGCCGGCCAATGCCAGTGGTGCGGCCCTCACCCGCAATACGATCACGTGTAACTCGACCGCGAACGTCTTCAACTCGACCACACTGAACGCTACCGCTGCGGTCGTGACGACTTCGTATATTGAGTTTTCGGTTTCGGCAACGAGCGGATACAAACTCAACCTGACCGGACTTTCGTTCTTCCGTCAGGCGAGTAACAGTGCGCCGAACCGTCTTGCCGTCCGTTACAGTACCGACAACTTTGCCACGTTCACCGACTGGAGTGCCGCTCCCCTATCCGCTCCGACCGGCACTGTGGCTACGTGGGACTTTAGTGATTTCGTGACAACAGCAGGCGGAACCGTTACCTTCCGCGTCTATCCATACGGTACACAACGCGCCGATCTAACGGGAACAGCCGCTTCTTCAACCGGTACGTTCCGACTTGACGATGTCACCCTTTACGGAACGGTAATTCCGGCCAGCGTAACCTGGGACGGCACCGCGTGGTCAAACGTCACCGGACCCACTGCCCAGATTGACGCTGTAATCGACGGACCGTTCGCAACGGCTACGAATGGTACGTTCACCGCTGCCAACCTTACTGTTACACCTTCCGGCTCGGTTAACGTCGCGTCCGGACAAACACTGACCGTTCAGGGTGCTGTGGTGAATAACAATACCACCGACAACAGTTTCGTATTGGAAAACAACGGCCTCTTGCTGCAGAATCCGGCTGCGACTACAAATGCGAATACCGGATCCGTTTCTGTACGCCGTACGGCTAACATCAAACGCCAGGACTACATCTATTGGTCGGCGCCGGTGGCAGGACAAAACCTGTTCGGATTCTCGAACCAGACGCTCTCGAACCGCTTCTACATCCTGAATGAAGACACCAATGGCTTCGAGGCGCTGTTCACCGCTGCACCGAACGGATTGGGTGAAAATACCGCGACCTACAACTTCCTGCCTACCAAAGGCTATATGGTGCGGGCACCGAATAACCATCCGTCTACCGTTGCACCTTGGACAGGTACCTTTAAAGGCGTACCAAACAACGGTACGTATACCTACCAAGCAACGAATGGTGTGGCGCCGACGGCATTGGGCAATAACCTGATTGGTAACCCGTATCCGTCGCCGATCAGCGCAGATGCCTTCCTTTCTGCCAACCCATCGATTGGCACACTGTATTTCTGGACACACATCACACAAACCGCGCCGGGTGCTTCGAACTATGCTTCCTATAACGGCACCGGTGCTGCTGCCGCTGCGGGTGGTGAAGTGCCGAACGGTACGATCCAGGTCGGACAAGGTTTCCTTGTAACCGTTCCGTCTTCCGTAACGGTAACCTTCACCAATGCGATGCGGGTGAACAACCATCAAAACCAGTTCTTCCGTTCGTCTGAAAACGTAACCGATGCCCCGGAACGCCACCGCATCTGGCTCGACCTGAAAAAAGACGGGGCCGTAATGAGCCAGTCGCTTGTCGGCTATGTTTCAAATGCCACCAATGCTATCGAGCCGTTGTATGATGGTGCTATGATACCGGAAAATGCACCACAACTTTATTCGGTTATCGACAACCAGGCGTATAGTATCCAGGGCCGTGCGCTTCCGTTCGCCGACAGTGACATAGTGCCAATGGGTATCAAGACGCCGACAGCGGGCAATTACACCATCACACTAAACAGTTTCGACGGCCTTTTCGGAAGCCAGGCGGTTTACCTTAAAGACAATGTAACCAATGTGTTGCACGATATCAAAGCCAGTGATTACACCTTCGCAACCGAAGCCGGAACGTTCAACGACCGTTTCCAGATTGTGTATAACACGACCACATTAGGTACCGACCAACCTGTACTGACTGATAACACCGTAACCGTTTACAAAAACGGAACATCGCTGGAAGTAAACTCCGGAACCGTTGACATGCAATCGGTGAAGATCTTCGATATCCGCGGTCGTTTGGTAGCAAGTAAGTACGAGATCAATGCGACCCGCACGACTTTTGCCCTGAATATCGAGCACCAGGTGCTTATTGTTCAGGTGGAAGGGAAAAACGGATCGACGGTCACGAAAAAAGTGGCCTATTAAAAACCTGTGTATAAAGAGAAAAGGCTGTCCGATTGGGCAGCCTTTTTTGTTTATCTGAAAGTAGGGTTTAAAACGGCACGTCACCATCGTCATCCGGACGGTTCATATTGCTGCCGAAGGCTTCGTTGGCCGACGGGAAGCGCTTGGTGGCAAACGGATGTTCGTCGCTGTTCATCTTGGAAGGGAGGTCATCGAAACCGCCGCCGTATTCGTCGAGGTTGTCGAATTTACCGAGGTTACCGATGAATTTGAGGCGGATGTTTTCCAAACTTCCGTTACGGTGCTTCGCGATGATAAACTCTGCCTGACCTTCCGTCGGTGAATGCTCATCGTCGTCCCATTCGTCGATTTTGTAGTATTCCGGACGGTAGATGAACGATACGATATCCGCATCCTGTTCGATCGCACCCGATTCCCGGAGGTCGGAAAGCAATGGTCGTTTGCTGGAACCACGCGTTTCGACGGCACGTGACAACTGCGACAGTGCAATCACGGGAACGTTCAGTTCCTTCGCCAGTGCCTTGAGGTTACGGGAGATGGTGGAGATTTCCTGTTCGCGGTTCCCCCCTCCTTTTCCGCTTCCGCCGGCGGTCATCAGCTGCAGGTAGTCGACAATGATCAGTTTGATGCCATATTGGGACGATAGACGACGTGCTTTGGCCCGAAGGTCGAAGATTGAAAGCGACGGCGTATCATCAATGAACAAAGGCGCTTTCTCAAGATCTTTCACTTTCACCGTAAGTTGCTCCCACTCGTGTTTTTCGAGTTTTCCGGTTCGGAGCTTCTCAGATGACAAACCGGTTTCGGAAGAGATGAGACGCGTGATGAGCTGTACGGATGACATCTCAAGCGAAAACACCGCGACAGGTTGCTGGAAATCAATGGCGATGTTTCGGGCCATCGACAATACGAAGGCCGTCTTACCCATACCCGGACGGGCGGCGATGATGATCAGGTCGCTTGGCTGCCATCCGGAGGTTACCTTATCGAGTTTCTCGAATCCGGTAGCGACGCCGGAAAGTCCTTCGCGGGAGGCAATTTCCTCAATGCGTTTCTTCGCCTGGATGACGAGGCTTTGGGCGGTTTCGGAGCTGCGTTTGATGTTCCCCTGCGTCACTTCGTATAAACGGGATTCCGCCTTGTCTAGCAGGTCAAATACGTCGGTGGTTTCATCGTAGGATTCCTCAATGATTTCGGAGGAAATACGGATCAGGCTTCGCTGGATGTATTTCTGGAGGATGATCCTCGAGTGGAATTCAATGTGGGCCGACGATGAAATTTTCTGCGTCAGCTGGATGAGATAGAAGTCGCCACCTGCCATCTCGAGTTTTCCGTTTTTCTTCAGTTGGGCCGATACCGTCAGGAGGTCAATCGGCTGGGTATCGGTGAAAAGCTGAACGATCGCTTCGAATATGAAGCGGTGGGCCTCTTTATAGAACGCGTCGGGCTGCAGGATATCGATGACTTCATCCACCCCTTTCTTATCGATCATCATCGCCCCAAGCACCGCTTCCTCGAGATCCACGGCCTGCGGTTGCAGCTTGCCTTTTTCGAGGTTGATGAGGGTCGATTTGTCGACGCGCAACGGACTTATATTCCTTAAATTTTCCATAGGACGAATGTAGCGAAATCAGCGCTCCGGATGTGGGGAAGTAATACACCCGGAACTGTTGAAAAGTTTATTTTATTGTTCATAACCAACAAAAAATCCGGAAGAACACACTTCCGGATTCTGTTACGTTATCGTTACCGCAACGTTTACTCTTTGTATTCTCCCATCCGGCTGTATTTGTCCATTCGCTGACGCACCAGTTCTTCTGTTGATAAGTCTTTGATCTGGGCGAAGGCCTTCAGGATGTGGTCCTGTACGATGGTATACGCCGCTTCCTTATCGTAATGGGCGCCTCCCAATGGTTCGGGTATCACGCCGTCGACCAATTTCTGTTTGGTCATATCGGCAGACGTCAGTTTCAATGCTTCGGCTGCCTGCTCTTTGAATTCCCAGCTTTTCCAAAGGATAGACGAACACGACTCTGGGGAAATTACCGAATACCAGGTATTTTCCATCATCAGCACGCGGTCACCTACTCCGATGCCCAAGGCACCTCCGGAGGCTCCTTCCCCGATGATCACACAGATAATCGGTGTTTTGAGGCGCGTCATCTCGAATATGTTTCGTGCAATGGCTTCTCCTTGTCCGCGTTCTTCCGCTTCCAGTCCGGGATAGGCTCCGGGTGTATCGATAAATGTCACGACCGGCAGGTTGAATTTCTCCGCCATTTTCATCAGGCGAAGTGCCTTGCGGTACCCTTCCGGATTGGCCATACCGAAATTGCGGTATTGACGTGTTTTCGTGTTATATCCCTTCTGTTGCCCGATCAGCATAAACGACTGATCGCCGATTTTCCCGAGTCCACCCACCATCGCCTTGTCGTCTTTGAACGCGCGGTCGCCGAAAAGCTCTAACCAGGAATCGCCACACATCGCCTTGATATAATCGAGGGTATACGGACGGTTTGGATGGCGCGACAACTGCACCCGTTGCCAGGCTGTCAGGTTTTTATAGATGGTCTTGCGGGTCTCCTGTAACCGTTTTTCGATTTGTTTACAGGTGTCGGTAACGTCTACATTCGACTCTTTTCCGATGACCTGGCATTTGTCGAGCTGGTCGACGAGTTCCTTGATGGGAAGCTCAAAATCGAGGTATTCCATTATTTTTTATTTTGGAAACACAAAGATAACAGTATTTGGGTTACGATTCAATGCCGTTTCCACCCGAATCGGAGGTCGCGGCGATCCGGTTGGCCCGCGTCTTCAAAATACCGTTCATCACGACGGTTGCGAGGATAACCGCGGCACCCAGGTAAAATTCCCACCGCATCTTTTCATCCCCTTTCAACCAGATGATGGCCAAAAGGATACCATATACGGGCTCCAGGTTGATCGTCAACATGACGGTATACGGCGTAAGGTGCCGCATCACCTGCACCGATGCGATGAAGGCATAGGCTGTGCACACCGAACTTAAGATGGCGAGGTACGTCCAGTCGGACAATGACAATTCGAAAAAGCCTGGCCCGAAACCATCGGTAACGGCGAGCCAGACCGTCAAAAGAAGTATCCCGCCTATTATTTCGTAGACGGATATGACGGCCGCATCGAACCGCGACGCAAAGGTGCCGTTGACAATGGCGAAGGTCGCCGAGAGAAAAGCCGAGGTCAGCGCGAGGAGTATTCCTTCCCAAAAACGCGACTCCACCTGAAAGATGATGCACAGTCCGCCAATGACCAACAGCCCGAAGAGGATTTCATACCACACGACCTTTCGCTTCATGAAAATCGGTTCGAGAAACGCGGTAAAGAAAGCGCCGGTAGACAAGCACGCCAGTGTAACAGACACGTTCGATACTTTGATCGCCTGGAAAAAGGTTAGCCAGTGGAGGGCAATCACGAAACCTGCTACCAAAAATGCGGCCACCGTTTGAAGCGGTACCCGCATCCGGATACGCATAAAGGCGACATAGAGCCACATGAACAATACGGCAAGCGACATCCGGAACCACACCAGCGACAACGCCGGCAATGATATCTTTTTCCCGAGGACGGCGGTGAAGCCCCACACGAAAACAATGAAATGAAGATGGAGGTAGCTTTTGACCTTATCGTTTGGCATTCCGTAGCAGGTAAAACGCTAAGATACCAAAAACGACGTTCGGTATCCACACGGCGACCAATGGAGGCATAGACGATTTCTCGGCCAGTACACCAAATACCTTATCAAAGAAAATGTAGGTGAAG
This genomic interval from Flavobacterium sp. HJ-32-4 contains the following:
- the dnaB gene encoding replicative DNA helicase, which codes for MENLRNISPLRVDKSTLINLEKGKLQPQAVDLEEAVLGAMMIDKKGVDEVIDILQPDAFYKEAHRFIFEAIVQLFTDTQPIDLLTVSAQLKKNGKLEMAGGDFYLIQLTQKISSSAHIEFHSRIILQKYIQRSLIRISSEIIEESYDETTDVFDLLDKAESRLYEVTQGNIKRSSETAQSLVIQAKKRIEEIASREGLSGVATGFEKLDKVTSGWQPSDLIIIAARPGMGKTAFVLSMARNIAIDFQQPVAVFSLEMSSVQLITRLISSETGLSSEKLRTGKLEKHEWEQLTVKVKDLEKAPLFIDDTPSLSIFDLRAKARRLSSQYGIKLIIVDYLQLMTAGGSGKGGGNREQEISTISRNLKALAKELNVPVIALSQLSRAVETRGSSKRPLLSDLRESGAIEQDADIVSFIYRPEYYKIDEWDDDEHSPTEGQAEFIIAKHRNGSLENIRLKFIGNLGKFDNLDEYGGGFDDLPSKMNSDEHPFATKRFPSANEAFGSNMNRPDDDGDVPF
- a CDS encoding acetyl-CoA carboxylase carboxyltransferase subunit alpha, coding for MEYLDFELPIKELVDQLDKCQVIGKESNVDVTDTCKQIEKRLQETRKTIYKNLTAWQRVQLSRHPNRPYTLDYIKAMCGDSWLELFGDRAFKDDKAMVGGLGKIGDQSFMLIGQQKGYNTKTRQYRNFGMANPEGYRKALRLMKMAEKFNLPVVTFIDTPGAYPGLEAEERGQGEAIARNIFEMTRLKTPIICVIIGEGASGGALGIGVGDRVLMMENTWYSVISPESCSSILWKSWEFKEQAAEALKLTSADMTKQKLVDGVIPEPLGGAHYDKEAAYTIVQDHILKAFAQIKDLSTEELVRQRMDKYSRMGEYKE
- a CDS encoding YDG domain-containing protein, whose amino-acid sequence is MKGTLCETSHVAKPVSLTRFLLCVTVFLFAGLVPATAQLWTSGTGSAWLTGSNWTGGNVPTASGIAQFGTNPTGTAGVGINFNSTTNAGTQTTGNRIQEVGAVEITSARAATFLIGNSSGSAGAVGAFRPMGVTVNGIDNTILRNASGQTFTIQNTQGSGNQTMSLALGNATNNVINVDGTGNIVISSSITGVGRRITLNLTSSGDLRLSGTNSFDGGITVNGTSTGRLRIDNTTALPSTGTVRINTGGLLRFNVAGTYGNASQALEFNPNQTTNPSLDINGTGTTTWAGTVNLLAATRIEANGATNTLAFSGNMTGSGDLIKQAAGTLRLSGTGNTLTGGTQIGNGTLTVSSGSSMGSGALVMAQTGANSTTLNLNNTAQTVSSLSSSFTATTGTVTQTINLATGHILTVNQSGNTTFGNGAVSTLTSTIVGEGSLVKSGNGTLTFTGRNTYSGSTTITAGKLVLGSDEAISPLSAVILNGGTLSTGTFQNLGTLNLNANSSIELTGASMYGVPFQASNGITWNGGTLTIYGWTGTAGGPGTSGRLFVGSDATGLTPAQLAKISFDGYTGGATILADGEVVPQNVSPIISLSGSLSALSTTYGSASAFTSYTVSAVNLTQGVLITPPAGIEIATSSDFSSVGTSVAPLTIGSTGTLSSTTIYVRLSASAVPGTYTGTIQHSTSGASDQTIALAGGTTVSTKSLSVLNAAAQDKTYDGNTNAVITGTLSGIVGTDDVSLVGTGTFATAAVGTGIAVTSTSTLAGTQASYYTLQQPTGLTASILAGTLTPQTISFAALNNRTYGDSNFNLTATATSGLTVSFSSSNPAVATVSGTTVTIVGAGTTTITASQAGDSQYDSAPSVNRDLVIDPKTLTITGAVAAGKVYDGTTGTTFTGTLQGIVNSDPVSFDGTAAFQTANVDNGKTVIASASLTGSASVTANYVLQQPTGLTADISARPLTLSAAVASSKIYDGTNVATISGTLTNIVSGDDVSYDGIGLFDSANVGTAIPVTATISLTGSAAGNYTFTQPTGLSADITIRTLTIGGLTADTKTYDQTTNATLSGTAVLNTVVSGEDVSLVGTPVATFDTPDAGTAKTVTVTGYSLSGTAIGNYSLTPLTLTANIDKANQTITFAALPSKETVDAPFTITASSDAGLPVSFASSLATVATVSGTTVTITGSGTTNITASQAGNANYNAASNVVQPLVVNAPLLTQANFTGVTVPRFMGSGTSTRLPVMFRATVSGLAPNTQYRYFINGATSADLGTTNPGAGNPLLLNAAGTTFTYSTSASISSPGNYETLTTDATGSYTGWFGFVNTGNTRFTAGNTIFPTIVIGNATGTLTYYRRALDLGMTVLSFGTTGTATNGTFIKSTASATAKNFVQLYDTTSGTGRPLASTVVESTGVTVASLVAGYATAAGSWNAIIPNSNANGVKRIEQRDNLNTLVGCAFDTDGVWTAVNTVNPTGGTTALVISAADAPLNVCPSAPVINSALTATGEVGNTFSYTITAQNNPTSFSTSTLPNGLSLDTVSGIISGTPVNAGTFNVSITATNGLGSDTKTLTITIDKGAQVITFNTLPSKQVGDPDFVLTATSATSSINPITYTSSDLSVATISGNTVTIVGAGSTIITASQDESADYYATSVDRTLNVSAATNLNQTITFGALPSKTYGDATFTLTASASSGLPVTYSSSNLAVASISGDVVTIVGAGNATITASQSGGSGYNPAPDVAQNLSVATKELTVTGAVVATKPYDGTTAATISGATLSGVINTDDVSLTNATSGVFASSNAASGIAVTTSFGLQGTRSGNYFVTQPALTGTITKANQTIAFGALPSKTTASAPFALTATATSNLPVTYASSNPSVATVSGSTVTIVGIGTSTITASQVGDGNYEAASDVPQLLTVTASTFTNGNIAVLVTNPSSVSTNTTASIVELSPTAAGAVTTTAIPGTGANALRFSGSATSTGYLTTSNDGTRLYFTGANSTDTAANVNALNPRGVGSLDYTATFTIGTTYTGTTGQQARSATSVNNTNFFIGDQGGFYTNSATTPSPTGNFRGVKAFGGTVYAQSSTIAVGTIAAPTGSSLTVLPGLGASVTSLQDFYLISSGTNGTTFDILYLIYATSNTAGTIAKYSLVGGNWTANGTYTTNFGGFSIAAQPQAGGAYLFVSTGQGALAANNVVRLTDTAGHNATLSITTANNLVLYTAPAGSIAKGIAMAPKLIAPDVTNTVLTASATVGTVFTDYTITAVNAPVSYGATGLPAGLTVDTNSGVISGTPTQAGTFNVTISATNAAGTGTKTLVVTVAKGTQSITFDPLADKDVSDPDFTLVATSATAAINPITFTSSNTAVATVSGTTVHIVGVGTTTITASQAGNADYFAAPDVARLLNVADTSLTDQTIQFDPLANRTYGDIPFVLNATATSGLPVSYISSNPAVATVSGATVTIVGVGTTTITASQTGGSGYNPANPVAQSLTIDPKQLTVVNAVVTTKTYDGTTTATITNAQLSGIVGSDNVSLTGGGAFVDANAGTDKPVTTSYSLTGPNAGNYTLAQPTLTGTINKALQTIVFAAFTTKTDLEPVFDLTATSATSALNPITYASSDTSVATVTNVGGIWKLQVVGTGSATITASQAESTNYSSAATPQTLTVLSGLYLNQFTGVSACPTNGNVPVTPANASGAALTRNTITCNSTANVFNSTTLNATAAVVTTSYIEFSVSATSGYKLNLTGLSFFRQASNSAPNRLAVRYSTDNFATFTDWSAAPLSAPTGTVATWDFSDFVTTAGGTVTFRVYPYGTQRADLTGTAASSTGTFRLDDVTLYGTVIPASVTWDGTAWSNVTGPTAQIDAVIDGPFATATNGTFTAANLTVTPSGSVNVASGQTLTVQGAVVNNNTTDNSFVLENNGLLLQNPAATTNANTGSVSVRRTANIKRQDYIYWSAPVAGQNLFGFSNQTLSNRFYILNEDTNGFEALFTAAPNGLGENTATYNFLPTKGYMVRAPNNHPSTVAPWTGTFKGVPNNGTYTYQATNGVAPTALGNNLIGNPYPSPISADAFLSANPSIGTLYFWTHITQTAPGASNYASYNGTGAAAAAGGEVPNGTIQVGQGFLVTVPSSVTVTFTNAMRVNNHQNQFFRSSENVTDAPERHRIWLDLKKDGAVMSQSLVGYVSNATNAIEPLYDGAMIPENAPQLYSVIDNQAYSIQGRALPFADSDIVPMGIKTPTAGNYTITLNSFDGLFGSQAVYLKDNVTNVLHDIKASDYTFATEAGTFNDRFQIVYNTTTLGTDQPVLTDNTVTVYKNGTSLEVNSGTVDMQSVKIFDIRGRLVASKYEINATRTTFALNIEHQVLIVQVEGKNGSTVTKKVAY
- a CDS encoding DMT family transporter encodes the protein MPNDKVKSYLHLHFIVFVWGFTAVLGKKISLPALSLVWFRMSLAVLFMWLYVAFMRIRMRVPLQTVAAFLVAGFVIALHWLTFFQAIKVSNVSVTLACLSTGAFFTAFLEPIFMKRKVVWYEILFGLLVIGGLCIIFQVESRFWEGILLALTSAFLSATFAIVNGTFASRFDAAVISVYEIIGGILLLTVWLAVTDGFGPGFFELSLSDWTYLAILSSVCTAYAFIASVQVMRHLTPYTVMLTINLEPVYGILLAIIWLKGDEKMRWEFYLGAAVILATVVMNGILKTRANRIAATSDSGGNGIES